One segment of Longimicrobiaceae bacterium DNA contains the following:
- the lpxB gene encoding lipid-A-disaccharide synthase — protein sequence MTTPAAAHSRAPTIFISAGEESGDLHGAALARALRERWPDARLIGLGGSRMQAAGVELLAGLNELAVMGLVEVLRHLPFFIDLRKRVFAALDEARVDLVIPIDYPGFNLRLARHAHASGRRVLYYIAPQVWAWHKSRVRDLARDTDEVAVVLPFEEEFLRRAGVDARFVGHPLLDVPPPPDSQAEWAPRHGLDPARPVLGLFPGSRAQEVRRHLALFSETARRIVAARADVQPVIGVPAGIDRAVYGDADWPLIPSTDGLLSHATAALVKSGTTTLEAALAGTPFAVVYRMNALSYGIAKRLVKVPHIALANLIAERRVAPEFVQDAATPDALAATLLPLLNTGSTQHREMVDGLAAIRGKLGGPGASRRVVELAADLLERGG from the coding sequence GTGACCACACCCGCCGCGGCGCACTCGCGCGCGCCCACCATCTTCATCTCTGCCGGCGAAGAGAGCGGCGACCTGCACGGCGCCGCCCTGGCGCGAGCGCTGCGGGAGCGCTGGCCGGACGCGCGGCTGATCGGCCTCGGAGGCTCGCGGATGCAGGCGGCGGGCGTGGAGCTTCTCGCCGGACTCAACGAGCTGGCGGTGATGGGGTTGGTGGAAGTCCTCCGCCACCTGCCGTTCTTCATCGACCTGCGCAAGCGCGTGTTCGCCGCGCTCGACGAGGCGCGGGTCGACCTCGTGATCCCCATCGACTATCCCGGCTTCAACCTGCGGCTCGCGCGGCATGCCCACGCGAGCGGGCGGCGCGTGCTGTACTACATCGCGCCGCAGGTGTGGGCGTGGCACAAGAGCCGGGTGCGCGACCTGGCGCGGGACACGGACGAGGTGGCCGTGGTGCTCCCCTTCGAAGAGGAGTTCCTGCGCCGCGCCGGGGTGGACGCGCGGTTCGTGGGCCATCCGCTGCTGGACGTGCCGCCCCCCCCGGACTCGCAGGCGGAGTGGGCGCCGCGCCACGGGCTCGATCCGGCGAGGCCCGTGCTCGGGCTGTTCCCCGGCTCGCGCGCGCAGGAAGTGCGCAGACACCTCGCGCTGTTCTCCGAGACCGCCCGGCGCATCGTCGCCGCGCGGGCGGACGTGCAGCCGGTGATCGGCGTCCCGGCGGGCATCGACCGCGCGGTGTACGGAGATGCGGACTGGCCGCTCATCCCCAGCACCGACGGACTGCTGAGCCACGCGACGGCGGCCCTGGTGAAGTCCGGCACGACCACACTGGAGGCGGCGCTGGCGGGGACGCCGTTCGCGGTCGTCTACCGGATGAACGCGCTCAGCTACGGCATCGCCAAGCGGCTGGTGAAGGTGCCGCACATCGCGCTCGCCAACCTCATCGCGGAGCGGCGGGTGGCGCCGGAGTTCGTGCAGGACGCGGCGACGCCCGACGCGCTCGCCGCCACGCTGCTGCCGCTGCTGAACACGGGCTCGACACAGCACCGGGAGATGGTGGATGGGCTCGCCGCAATCCGTGGGAAGCTCGGCGGACCGGGCGCGTCGCGGCGCGTGGTGGAGCTTGCGGCGGACCTGCTGGAGCGCGGCGGATGA
- a CDS encoding lysophospholipid acyltransferase family protein translates to MNEIVAADAKLERKLRLVGGAGDRLFASLFATCRWETAGEENYLPYWNAGKAVVFNLWHGRLLPCTFRHRGHGVATLISQHRDGEYIARIVERWGFHVVRGSSSRGGTEALRGLMRAARQGKSLAITPDGPRGPREKMKPGPLIIAQRLGIPIIPVLGSASRAWYFGGWDRFLVPKPFSTVRVLYEKPMWVPPEADEAGLEAFGLELEAKMAEVKARVDDFSRPLIA, encoded by the coding sequence ATGAACGAGATCGTAGCCGCCGATGCCAAGCTGGAGCGGAAGCTGCGGCTGGTGGGCGGGGCGGGGGACCGACTGTTCGCATCGCTCTTCGCGACGTGCCGGTGGGAGACGGCGGGGGAGGAGAACTACCTGCCTTACTGGAACGCGGGCAAGGCCGTCGTCTTCAACCTCTGGCACGGCCGGCTGCTGCCGTGCACCTTCCGGCACCGCGGCCATGGCGTGGCGACGCTCATCAGCCAGCACCGCGACGGGGAGTACATCGCCCGCATCGTGGAGCGCTGGGGCTTCCACGTGGTCCGCGGCTCCAGCAGCCGAGGGGGCACGGAGGCGCTGCGTGGGCTGATGAGGGCGGCCCGGCAGGGCAAGTCGCTCGCGATCACTCCAGACGGACCGCGCGGGCCGCGGGAGAAGATGAAGCCGGGGCCGCTCATCATCGCGCAGCGGCTGGGCATCCCCATCATCCCCGTGCTGGGCAGCGCGAGCCGCGCGTGGTACTTCGGCGGGTGGGACCGCTTCCTCGTCCCCAAGCCGTTCAGCACCGTCCGCGTGCTGTACGAGAAGCCGATGTGGGTGCCGCCGGAGGCTGACGAGGCGGGGCTGGAGGCGTTCGGCCTGGAGCTGGAAGCGAAGATGGCGGAGGTGAAGGCGCGCGTGGACGACTTCTCGCGCCCGCTGATCGCGTGA
- the lpxK gene encoding tetraacyldisaccharide 4'-kinase — protein sequence MSLREWVPRWWAGDAGAAGRVLTAATLPAEAGFRAASGLRNALYDRGLSSIERVPVPVISVGNVAVGGAGKTPFSAWLVRRLSDWGRRPAIVMRGYGEDEVLLHRELNPDVPVFANVQRIVAAREAVAAGCDVIVLDDGFQHRALRRDLDIVLVSAEGWTGRRRLLPRGPWREPVTAMRRAQMVVVTRKSASPGRSAEVAAELQRLVPGVRTAECSLSPSRLVSIDGARSVGLDWLTGRRVLAVSALADPRPFLAHLQIHAADAEAATYPDHHAFTGDDVRAILARASGRPLVMTHKDAVKLRPLLGGDAEAFVLEQSVEITSGGDVLDGLLRGVLQGDGG from the coding sequence GTGAGCCTGCGCGAGTGGGTCCCGCGCTGGTGGGCGGGCGACGCTGGCGCCGCCGGACGCGTGCTCACGGCCGCGACGCTGCCGGCCGAGGCGGGCTTCCGCGCCGCGTCCGGCCTTCGCAACGCGCTGTACGATCGTGGCTTGTCGTCCATCGAACGCGTGCCCGTGCCGGTGATCAGCGTCGGCAACGTGGCGGTGGGCGGGGCGGGGAAGACGCCCTTCTCCGCCTGGCTCGTCCGCCGTCTGTCGGACTGGGGACGGCGCCCGGCCATCGTCATGCGCGGGTACGGGGAAGACGAGGTGCTGCTGCATCGCGAGCTGAACCCCGACGTGCCCGTCTTCGCGAATGTGCAGCGCATCGTCGCCGCGCGCGAGGCGGTCGCCGCCGGTTGCGACGTGATCGTGCTGGACGACGGGTTCCAGCATCGCGCGCTTCGCCGCGACCTCGACATCGTCCTCGTCTCGGCGGAAGGCTGGACGGGGCGGCGGCGGCTTCTCCCGCGCGGGCCGTGGCGCGAGCCGGTGACGGCGATGCGCCGCGCGCAGATGGTCGTTGTCACGCGCAAGTCCGCATCTCCCGGCCGCTCCGCGGAAGTTGCCGCCGAGTTGCAGCGGCTCGTCCCAGGCGTTCGGACCGCGGAGTGCTCGCTGTCGCCGTCGCGGCTGGTTTCTATCGATGGGGCGCGCTCCGTGGGTCTCGACTGGCTGACCGGGCGGCGCGTCCTCGCCGTCTCCGCGCTGGCGGATCCGCGGCCGTTCCTCGCGCATCTACAGATCCATGCGGCAGATGCGGAAGCGGCTACCTATCCCGATCACCACGCGTTTACGGGAGATGACGTTCGCGCCATCCTCGCGCGGGCGAGCGGGCGGCCGCTGGTGATGACGCACAAGGACGCGGTGAAGCTGCGGCCGCTGCTGGGTGGGGACGCGGAGGCTTTCGTGCTGGAGCAGAGCGTGGAGATCACGTCCGGCGGTGACGTGCTGGACGGGCTGCTGCGCGGCGTGCTGCAAGGGGACGGCGGATGA